GTCAGACCAGCCTTTTTGATGGCATCAAGTACGGCCTGGACTCGAGGCAAGTGTGACTCTCAGTCTTGACTGTGAATTACCACGTCGTCCAGGTAGGCTGCCGCATATGCCGGATGGGACCGCAATATCTGGTCCATAAGTCGCTGAAAGGTGGCTGGGGCGCCATGTAGGCCAAATGGTAATACAGTATATTGGAACAGCCCATCAGGGGTCGAAAAAGCTGTTCTTTCTTTAGCTCTGGTAGTTAGGGGGACTtgccaatatccttttgtaaGGTCAAGGGTGGTGACGTAACGGGCTTTCCATATCTGATCTAATAGTTCATCTATTCTTGGCATAGGGTAAGCATCAAACTTTGAGATCTCGTTTAATTTCCTGAAATCGTTACAGAACCACCACAAGCCATCTGGTTTGGAAACCAAAACTATAGGGCTTGACCACTCACTGGTGGACTCCTCAATAACCCCTAATTCtaacattttctttacttctgcCCTTATGGCTTCCCTACGAGCTTCTGGGACCCAATATGGTCTCATATTCACTTTCTTCCCTGGTGTTGTGATAATGTCATGCGCTACCACCTGTGTCCTACCTGGTATCCCTGAAAACACCctctttttttcacaaaacctttCACCTTGTGTGCCTGTTCTGGGGAAAGCGTAGGTTCTATGTTGATTTCAGGTGTTCCTACCCGTGGGATGGGATACCTTTCAATTGCCATCAAAACATCTCTGTCTCTCCAAGCTTTTAATAAGTTGAGATGATATATCTGATATATCGGCCTGGCTGTCGGACTTTATAGTTCACTTCCCCTACCCTTTctatcacctcatatggtccctTCCATGTGGCTAGCAATTTACACTCAACAGTGGGGACTAAAACCAACACCCGATCCCCGGGTTGAAACACCCGTAATGTGGCCTGTCGGTTATAGGTAAAACGTTGGTGCCTGTCTCAAGTGTTCTCTCACGATTGGGGTGACGGCTGCTATCCTATCATGCATGTTGATGATGTGCTCAATCACACTATGATAGGGTGTGGACTCATGTTCCCAGGTTTCCCGTGCTATGTCCAATATCCCCAGTGGGTGCCTCCCATACACTAGCTCAAAAGGTGAAAATCTCAGCGATGACTGTGGAACCTCACGTACGGCAAACATCAAATATGGTAACATGGTCCCAAATCTTCCCATCCTTATCAATCATCTTACGTAGCATAGATTTCAAGGTTCTGTTAAATCTCTCCACTAGGctatctgtctgtggatgatgcaCTGAAGTatgtagctgtttttttttcattttaaggaGCTTACAAAGATCCACCATAACCTGTGACATAAATGGGTGCCCTGGTCTGTAAGGATTTATTTTGGGGTCCACCCAACTAAACATGAGCATAAGCTCCTTTGCTATGCCTTTAGAGGCCATGGTACGCAACGGGATGGCTTCAGGGTATCGAGTGGCATAATCCAAAATAACCAGAACCCTCTGGAGGATTTCGGTAATTATCCCACTAGATCCATTGCTATCCGGTCAAATGGTGTTTCTATTATGGGAAGAGGAACTAGGGGACTATGAAATACTGGTTTAGGGGCAGTCTGTTGGCATTCTGGGCATGAATTACAATGCTGGGATACATCTccataaacacctggccaaaaaaAACCTTCTTAACACTCTCCCGTGTTTTTCCCATCCCCAGGTGACCTCCTAATATATGTTCATGGGCCAAATCAAGCACTGCCTTTTTGAAAGCAGCAGGTACCAGCAATTGTTCAATTACTTCTAATCCTATTTTATCCACTCTGTACAACAAATTATTCTTCATCATGAAATAGGGATAACTGGTAGGcatgttttttgtatgtatttgggTCCCATTAATTACCTTCACATTTTCTTTGGCATGATATAGGTTAAAATCCTGTGCTTGCGCCGTCCCAAAGTTAGTGGACGATACCTCCAAGTCTGGTAAATCAATGTCCTCAACCACTGGGTGGACTGATAGGGGGTTAATGCCTTCACTACTAGTGCTGGTACTGGGTTCTTCCTGATCGACACCCGTACCTGGGTCACTACTGGTACTAGGCCCAGGGGCGTTAAGCTCCTCCTTATTATTGTCTATTAAAACCTTTACACGCGGCTCAAAGACCACACCATTTTTTTCCTTAGGTTGTGGGATTGAGGCTACCTGCTTTTGGCTCTGAGGGTTAAATCCTCCCTCTAGAATTCTGGTGGGCCGTTCCAATGTGCCCTTGTTTGGCCCCAATTTTGTGAAATACCGCCCCAGTATTACATCATATGGCATGGAGGGTACAACGCCAACCTGATAATCAAGAGACCTTGCACCTGTCTGAGTATGTACTAATGAGGTGGGGTATTAGCATGTGTCACCATGTATACATGTAATACTGACACCTTGATCGTTATCCAATTTTTGGGTCTGCACCACTTTTTGGCAACCAGTGTAATCATGCTTCCGGAATCGAGCAAAGCTGCCACCTCTCTCCCATCAACCTTCACAGTACACATATGTTCATGATTGGGATTTTTTCCCTCAGAAACAGCAGTTATAACAGGACAGGAATACAATATAGTGTCTGCTTCATTCTCTTTGCCCATATTGCATTGCATGGGTTCTTCCCTAAGTGGACAGTGTGCAGCAATATGTCCAATTTTGTTACAATTACAACACATAGTAGGTCGGGGCCATGACCCTCTATACACCGGCCATTTACTGTCAACTTTTGCCAGTGTCTTTTTTTCTACCCCCAAGTCTCGTACTGTCTTTACAGCGCTCTGTTGTTCTTCCCCCAAGTTCCTAGGAACAGACTTACCCTGTCCGCTGGTTCGCCAGGGCCTGGGGAACATATGTCTGTCATCCTGCAACTGCTCACCGGACACTGCTGTGTAATATCGCTCAACCAGACCGACCAGGTTGTCAGCAGAAAGAGCTTCATTCTGCCCAACCCAGCAACGAACATCTCTGGGCAGACATTGCTGGTAGTGGTCTAGGACGACGGCCTCAACGATCTCAGCTGTTGAGTGGGCCTTGGGCTGTAGCCATTTTAGAGCCAAATGGATGAGGTCAAACATCTGGGTTCTGGGGGGTTGTCTGGGTTGGCAGGTCCCTTTATAGAACCGGTGAGCCCTCACTGCATTGGTCACTCCAAGCCGCAACATTATTTCTGTTTTCAGTTTGTCATAATTTTTGGAGTTTTCAACCTCCAGATCGAAGTAGGCTTTCTGCGCATCTCCCGCAAGATAAGATGCGATGAACCCCGTCCACTGTTCTTTTGGCCACCCTCTCTCTCAGGTGTTCTCTCAAACGTGGTAAGATACGCCTCTATGTCATCCTGCGGAGTCATCTTTTGCAGATAGTGGTTTGTGCATATCTGTTGTGCTACAGGCTGGGGTTTTGGTCCAATCCAGGATGCGAACTCCTGGATGCTTGTTTTCAACTCTTTGGTCACTTTTCCTTGCTCCTCCCTCAGCAACTGGTTTGTGGTGTGCTGGACCCTGGTTGCCTCCTGCTGGGCTGTAACAGCTTGTATCAGTGCCTGTACAACTGCCTCCATTTTGCTTTCAAAGTCTCAGTTGCTCttttcaattttgtatttgtgttgtcaaatgcagtagaactacccgcattctccaccaaatGTGACAAAGTTGGTCCTTCTTTGCGTACTTTGGTCACAAGTATGAGTggggacaacacaatagacacaacaagtgtaagtttattttaaacaggatgttacctgcgtgtttttttttttcaagcgaAGTCCAATAATCAGAATCGTAATGTTAATCCAGAGTTCGCAAACAATCAGGTAGTCATCCAAAATAGGGTCAAAACAGCCAAAAGGGttatccaaacagtccagggtgaTACAGAATAATGCAATCCAGAACTCAGAGAATACGACAAAACCTCTCAAAACCTCTCAAAACCTCTCAAAACCCCTCAAAACCTCTCAAAACCTCTCAAAACCTCTCAAAACCTCTCAAAACCTCTCAAAACACAGCACCAAACTCCTCCTACTTCCCTCTCACTGTGGTGCTATCAGTTTGCTCCTTTTATAGGGCTGGTCATTACCCTTGATCGcctgcaggtgtgctgacataccttaattacctgataaggatcctgggtagtgtagtttgtggtgggcgaccattttgtgaactgtagtcctattgggacctccattttgtgaaaggacaaagtcctaacaaaatctctgccctcacatatctcccattcaggaccatgccctgaggtttatcactatatatatatatatatatatatatatatatagatagagatatatagtTTAACTATagtaacattatttttatatttagatCTCTGCCAAAGCTTTGATTAAACACATTTGCTTTTCCTGTTGGCAATTCAGATACCACCAGAGGGAGTTGTCTCACTAATCAAACCAGGAAAGAACCATGTCAGCTTATCACATAAAGCAGCACCCTCACTCTTGGACAATACCAGCACAGTGGCTGTGCACAATGTCATCTTGGAAGGTGCTCTCTCTGTGTCAGGTAGACTTGCAGCATTATGGGGTGCATTGATCAACAACAATGATCAGAAACAAAGGATGCTTTTCAGCCTGAAGGGGAATCAAAGCAAATTATGGGGCGGGTGGTCTTAATTATTAATTGGACCGTGTTTTTGAGCTGGATTGCTGGAGAACAGAAAGGAGATGTGCAGATTTCAGGCTTTTAGCAATATGTTTCCGATCCCGAGAGGTTGTTCATCTTAAAAAGCATGTCAACAAAACTGActaatttttttcccccaaaatgtTTGGGCCTTTACTAACCGGGCTGTTGTGTGCTAGGatgttaataaataaatccaaaccTACTGGTAGGAAGGCTTAGATACTCTTTGCCTTTGCAAACCTACCACAGTGAAACAAACATCTGCTTTCTATAATGACTACCCACCTTAAACCACCAGTTGGACATCAAGGAATAATATTGTGCACTCTCCTCTCCTAACTGGTCAGACGCATACAGTCCCATAGAACCGTATTCATCGTAGATTTTCCTTTTGGTGTCATCATTAAGGATCGCATTGGCATTGTTTATGACTTTGAACTTGTCTGCCGCTTCTTGGTTATCAGGGTTTTTGTCAGGATGATACTTCAGAGCAAGTTTCCTGTAGATTAATAGTTATTAAAAAACAGATGCCTATATTTAACACTTGAATACATCACACAGACCTGATAATGCAACTACTATGCACACTGTGCTTCTAGCTGAACTCCCATTAGTAgctgggtatatatatatatatatatatatatatatatatatatatatatatatatatatatatatatatgacacacacacttTGAGGGTACTTTGAGATTTATTTAGCCTTATCaaaaaagtataaaaagttgTAAAAGTTCAACTCAATACTAATGTTCTGTTTTGACCAGGtaagtaatttaaataaatatgtatatacaaaaTATGGTTCCCCTTTTTATTTCCAGCAATTTATTAACAAATGTTTACTAAACAGGTTATCAAGCTCTGAACATCCCCCACCCCTCACAATGTATAGCATTCTATTACTTTGGACAAAGTAGGGGGTCCATGTCTTATTTTATGCATAAGAGAGCTCTAAGTCAGACAGTGTCCGTATGGAACTGACTTTTACTTCTTGTTGTGAAATGTTTGCAAAAAGGTTtcctctatactgtactgtgacagaaatataatgaatattGGTTGTAaattctttcccagggtcgggaagttggtcagtctggaagaaggcgagactacgttgcaggaacgtattgacccggaaggtaaacaacgtagcagctgcagactgtagagacagctgcactagtttaccaaggggtcatgcatgacagcataaaaggggatagAGAATcacaatctactccttcgcttggtttttggTATAGAGAACTGGAAGGGCCGGGAGAGACCCACAGAAAActattcgtgagtgttttttgtttgtcggtgttagtaattgtctttgtttgtgaatcactagacggctaacacgtatccggagctgtcgccttgggccagcactacctggaACAACACACCAGTCACTTAATAAactgttatcacccaccacgagcactactgcatgcacctggactggtgaccgtgtccagtattattgtggggcagataatgtgtatttattgtttgGGCTGCAACCCATTATTGTTATCtctgtgcattacacattggtgtgtatttcCGGaggttattgtttggtcgccagaccgggattaaaaaaaataaaagaccccttttccaaacagattacagtttctgtctgtgattattcctgcactgcatcacctctgcacctgttctcactcagcagTCACTTTGCCACATGTACCTATAAGCTTTTTTGATTGCTTCTTCTGATGCCCCTTTCTCAAGTCCTAGCGTCCTGTACAGGGATTGACCGGACATGGACATCTTTCGCTGTGGTCTGTTGGGATCTGCCATGGTTTGATGCtgcaagaaacaaaataaattctgGTAGTTTCTAATTTTCCAGACATAATTCACACAAGTCACAATGCAAGGCCGTAACCAGCAACCGGTGCAATTAACAACTCTTTAGCACAAGTccctttttgtattgcttttcctCTTCTTGTTCAGACATTATCTTTACTTTGACTAAGACAAAGTCCATTTCACTATCAACAACTGCATAGTGCAAGTCTGGTTTTCCCCATCCACTTCCTGGATCGTAGAATGAGAGTGCTATTAGTTGTTCATTCATGCATTTGAGGGGGGTTAGCAGGTTAACACCAGAAAGATGTTAGGACACATGTGGATGACAGGCCTGTTCCATTTTCAAAATCTAAAAACAATTCATCTTACTCTATTTTGAAAGCCTGCGTCAGGAAGAATATGGCCACTGTGGACAATTCAAGAAAGGGGAAATTCAAGTATTCAATGTATCTGAGAATGAAGTTTGGTGGACTAAACTTATTGTTAGGTCAGTTGCATATAATTGCAATTATACACCAAGCGTTGAAATATCTAAAATCAAATAACTTTCATATTCTGATCTTCCCAGATCTCGTTTTGAAATCTGTAGTGCTGTTATTTCCCACATGAGGATTGCCACAAACAACCCACTCAGAGTGAAAACAGAAAATATTAGCATGTGCCGAGCGAAGTgaggcattgttttttttgttttgttttgttttgtttaaggccAGTGGCTGCTAACCCTTAAAAAGTAAACGGTTCTTAGGCTCTGGCAAGCCAATGACCTCATGTTTGCTGTTCAATCTATAATGTTGAtaattgtaaacacacagcatttagaaatttaaaaaactccaataaaaatacttcaacactgattttttttttttttttttttttggaactcatttattctggatttaaatagtAATGAAGAGTGTCTTAGGTAAGTGCTATCAAACCTGGcctgaaatattcaacctcaaaactttatTACACTCTATAACCATTTTTACTACTCTGCAACtaccaaaacacaaaatgctgtgtagtatccaataattcattatttaatttgtgattcctattttaataactgataagCAACCAAGTAAACGTGAGGATGATAATGATAGCAAGGTGACATTTGTGCAGCAGTGTCTGAAGGACCCTGTCACAGAATGGCTTGAGcagtgatgtcagacccggaagaacaccggacacagacaggactggcGAGTGATGAAACTGcgctggtttattgtaaaataaaaaggttgcacACAAACGAAAAAcacttttacacaaaacaaaacggcgcggtggccaaaacaaatagacagacaaacaaacactggacgaaacaacaaacaagtatcgtgctgatctATGTCAGCACAGGTagcaattgttttcagctttttaatttaatctccttctctctcccgttctttcgccctgaacacccaaccgcGAGTAAGTGAAACACTGCCTCttatgcagctgtactgagactTGATtgttaatcaatcattcaattggaatctcagcacatctgcacgtgaactcattgtgctccctgtgcttccatactaatacccactttaatctccctgtgcctaaatacaattatacattttacatcacttgtgctacatatcccacactctgtgcaccaatacatacacaccacatacaacatataacacaaaataccaCCCTGCCACAGACCCCTAaaccggttactaagcaacccagctcagagcttttagtatgtcagttaaaatgccacaataaactatcagtgaaatacagtattaagaacaattaattcattaaaaaaataaataaacaggaaaacacacacatggtattgaaataatatttcataaccGTTCAGAGAATagccatcatttattatttatttaataaagatcatAGCATTATACACCTTCGACGTAGCGTCGTAGCAGAATGTCCACCATAGTAGCTGCTACAATCAAATCGTAGCCGCTGGCATCTCTGCCACTCCTCAGGATGGAAATGACTACAGAGCTCTATGAACGTATCCTCAACGgatctgtttttaaaagtttaatgaaCTCAGGGAAGTTTTCAAAGTTTACAAATTAGTACTATTTATCTCCTATATTGACAAATCACAttgaattataattataattgaaaGAGTCGATTTAAATAGGACAGGCCATTGAAGCAGTGGATAAGACAGTGCTAGTGGGTAAATTAAGTGCTTTTTGAGGTAGATAGTGCCAAATGGCTTTTTACAATGAAATGTTACATATTTTCTACTGCAGAACTTTTCAATTGCACTAGCCTCTATAATGTCTAACACACCTTTCTTACATACAAATGGGATTCTTGCTTAGCATGTCAAGTTAAATACCCAcatatttaagattttaaagtaaattatctTGACAATCAACAAAaagctattttttaaaatgattaaaatgagAGAACTTTCCAAATAGAAGGACTTGCTCCAAAATCGCTTCAGTAAAAAATGCAGTCCACTGTATTTCttagtaattaaaaacaaatattaacacTCTCCCCCTGGCTCCCTCCTTCCTATTTATCTTTATTCTCTGGGACTGCTGGAAGACACTGGTGCCAACTAAAAGGCCAATAGTGCTGCTGGACTGTACCACATATAAGACAGTAGTACTGGACTCAATGCTACAGTGATTAACAAGAATATCTATCTGTTTTGCTGAGCCCTTCGATTACACTCCAAGTCAATTAGAACCAGTCTACACTATGGTATTCACAGTGAACAGGCAAACTAAGCAAATCCACACTAACCCTTTAACTACAGGTCAATGCCAAGTATTGTATCGCCATAGTGAAAACTGTATGTGCATACAATGCCTAAAAGCTTGCATAAAGTCACTTGTTACATCCACACATGCTATGGCTTACTGTACCTAAccgatatacagtactgtacagtgcaaGATTGTATACTGGTGCAGAAAAAGCCACAGGTAACACAgcattgcaatttaaaaaaaaaaaaaatccacactgTGGCACTGTTTCACTGTGAGCAATTTCAAAACATACTGTAATTAGGCCTATTTAACCGTGAGGTGATGGAATTCATCAGTGGCCAGtggcatttttttgttgttgcctcATTGTGTTTGTTGGTTTTCTAGTTGGAAGTATTGCTGTTTAAAAACTTTACCTTTACAAATAGTTATACAGCAAGTCTCCAAAAATCTGCCTCAGTGATCTTTGTCTCTGGAGATTGTGGTTAGAGAGGTGGAGCTTATgaatcaaatacattttacattacagATTCAATTTCGGGTTTCAAGCCTCCCAGAAGCTAGTGCGGATTTCGCGAAAATCGGGAAATTGACGAGTCACCACAAAAGTCAACTCTTTCAGGGGCAAATGCATACCTAACAAGTAtggagagataaaaaaaaaacaagaaacctcgtttaaatgaacttctgcacaacgcaagtgacgccaACTGCGTATTttccttctttgttttgactcggtactaataaaataaattatttgatgggacaaataacatgacatcGAACGtgtgcatatattgcctttattaaagtataccAGATGCGCTTGGGTAACCGAATTCTGgaactgtttctaatcgatttccatatctgtataacttggcaaagttttgccttacacttccaaccaattcagtgaaTGCCAAACGAGCAGTCGCAATATATAGGTAAGTAtgcaccagacagagaatgtcggcaccTTGCAGTGCTGGGGGATGCTGCGTGAtagcctttaacaaatgacagcacgtAAAACCAATATGTATTTTACTTTCTAATAAAAACAGGTACACATTTATTCAGATTGCTTTCCGTATTATAGCCATGGGTCGTAAAAAAAGTTTGTGGAATTATATTTAAGCAACTTTTTGCGGctccatatacatatacatatacatatatatatacatatatatatatatatatatatatatatatatatatatatatatatatatatacacacacacacacacacacacacatatatatatatatatatatatatatatatatatatatatatatatatatatatatatatatatacgcacacacaTTGTACATGTCATGTTATATGTAATTACTGCTTATTTTTTTAGAGCCACCTAGTGGTCGTTTAAGGACATTCAGGTTATTTCTATTACAATtcattgcattttctttattggcCAATTGAAGTCATGTGACTTAGAGGTCATAGTTCAGACCTGccatttttattagtatttacaAGTAAACATACAGTAAGCATTGCAATCTACTGCCATCTGACCGTGCTGAGCCTTGGAGAAGCTTTGCTTGTAAGTTTTAATGTTTGTTCAAGTCATCTAGTAATAATTTCAAGCATATTTGTTAGATTGTGAAACATATTTGTGAGGCTGTGTAACATAAGCAGCTCACCCCTGTTAATTTGCATGTTTCTGTAAGCGATGCTAGCTAATGATAACTTTCCATGTGCTTTGTTAGCTGGTAGCTATGTAGCCTGCATAGCTGTTTTACTAGCCTTCTCATATGCATAACCAGCTGTATTGAGTTACACCTTTTATGTGGTAAAGCACATttatgtttatgtacagtattgtttatTAAGCAcatactgttttgtgtgtgtatttcagtttCACATTGTCACGGAGTGGATAATGAGAATCAAGACAT
This sequence is a window from Acipenser ruthenus chromosome 6, fAciRut3.2 maternal haplotype, whole genome shotgun sequence. Protein-coding genes within it:
- the LOC117411511 gene encoding dnaJ homolog subfamily C member 5-like isoform X3, producing the protein MADPNRPQRKMSMSGQSLYRTLGLEKGASEEAIKKAYRKLALKYHPDKNPDNQEAADKFKVINNANAILNDDTKRKIYDEYGSMGLYASDQLGEESAQYYSLMSNWWFKGLVFCCGVFTCCGCCCCCCCCCCCGKCQTPVDESYQYVDPDDLEAQINAEEEGSK
- the LOC117411511 gene encoding dnaJ homolog subfamily C member 5-like isoform X2 — translated: MADPNRPQRKMSMSGQSLYRTLGLEKGASEEAIKKAYRKLALKYHPDKNPDNQEAADKFKVINNANAILNDDTKRKIYDEYGSMGLYASDQLGEESAQYYSLMSNWWFKGLVFCCGVFTCCGCCCCCCCCCCCGKCQTPVDESYQYVDPDDLEAQINAEEEDSRIPIVIQPLSDTSTSEL
- the LOC117411511 gene encoding dnaJ homolog subfamily C member 5-like isoform X1, whose protein sequence is MADPNRPQRKMSMSGQSLYRTLGLEKGASEEAIKKAYRKLALKYHPDKNPDNQEAADKFKVINNANAILNDDTKRKIYDEYGSMGLYASDQLGEESAQYYSLMSNWWFKGLVFCCGVFTCCGCCCCCCCCCCCGKCQTPVDESYQYVDPDDLEAQINAEEEGDNVVIIQPAPCQDPENSGETPQQSK